One genomic region from Deltaproteobacteria bacterium encodes:
- a CDS encoding plasmid stabilization protein codes for MASITIRNLDDEVKTRLRVRAAEHHRSMEEEVRVILRDAVNGGRTVPRDLAKFTQECFAPLGGVELELPPRGPMREPPDFS; via the coding sequence ATGGCGAGTATCACGATCCGCAACCTGGACGACGAGGTGAAGACGCGCCTGCGCGTGCGCGCGGCCGAGCACCACCGCTCCATGGAGGAAGAGGTGCGCGTCATCCTGCGTGACGCGGTGAACGGCGGACGGACCGTCCCACGGGATCTGGCGAAGTTTACACAGGAGTGCTTCGCGCCCCTTGGCGGCGTCGAACTCGAACTTCCTCCACGCGGTCCGATGCGCGAGCCTCCGGACTTCTCCTGA
- a CDS encoding type II toxin-antitoxin system VapC family toxin, which translates to MFVIDTNVASELMRPVPNPAVAAWIAGQDAEEMYLTAVSEAELLYGVAIMSAGRRRNALEAAMREWLDLGFTQRILPFDSAAARAYAEIASGRRRAGRPIGEADCQIAAISRSRGAVLVTRNVRDFESTDVELVDPWTVA; encoded by the coding sequence ATGTTTGTCATAGACACCAATGTCGCATCCGAACTCATGCGCCCTGTGCCGAATCCCGCCGTGGCGGCGTGGATAGCCGGGCAGGACGCGGAGGAGATGTATCTGACGGCCGTGAGCGAAGCGGAACTGCTGTACGGCGTCGCGATCATGTCGGCCGGCAGGCGACGAAACGCACTGGAAGCCGCCATGCGCGAGTGGCTCGATCTCGGGTTCACGCAACGGATTCTGCCGTTCGACAGCGCCGCGGCCCGAGCCTATGCGGAGATCGCATCCGGCCGTCGCCGAGCTGGCCGGCCGATCGGCGAGGCCGACTGTCAGATTGCCGCCATATCGCGCTCCCGTGGCGCTGTCCTCGTGACGCGCAACGTGCGGGATTTTGAAAGCACGGACGTCGAACTCGTGGATCCCTGGACGGTGGCATGA